In Oryzias latipes chromosome 23, ASM223467v1, the DNA window gggatattttagaatgtccgtcattattgcttcgcggctgtgtagacgctacttggcgtctatcttcttcgctggtatgtgtgctcagcaaggcagttttgtgtttgagcgcccccaagttgtgttttactgtaacttcagaagctccagacacgtgtgaaaaagcgccgttctcattggtcgaatagatttcgacgcgtcggaaaaaaaaaacgaacccgaggcgtttttttttgacgctttggcgcgtggcgttttttcgcgtcggtgtgcacactcacattggtgccctttgtttagtcacgaggcgttaaacgtcggcgaaaatcgccggcgaaattcgtcccggtgtgaacaggcctaaTAACTGCTTTTTCACAGCTAAATTAGTATATTAATATCTCTCAAGTGGAAATTGAAACTGAGttccagtaaaaacaaaaaaaaggacattgtACAGACCGTTGAGACGTGGTTCCAAGTCCTAAAATGTCTCACCCAAGTTTGTTTTGGTCAAGGTAAAAGCACAATCCAAGAGGTCAAATGAGGTCATTTtatgggcggcagtggctcaggtggtagagcaggtcgtccaatgaccaacgggtcggcggttcgatcacCGCTCCACCCAGCCAGCTGTCATAGTGTTCTTGGAcgagacacttcaccctccctgcctggtgtgtggatgtgcatgaatgtcccagtgatggtcagaggggccgtaggcgcaaactggcagcctcGCCTCTTTCAGTCTGCCAAGGGTTGCcaagctgtggctacaaccgtagctaccatcaccaagtatgaatgaggaacgaatgaataatggacacactgcaAGCGCTTTGAGCAACAAGAAAAAGCGCAAATAAATCGAATCCATTATTAGTTGAGGATCCTTACGCCTTCCTACTGAGATCTGAGTCCCTCTGTCATCTCCTGTTGCATGCATGTAACTTACATGCATGTAGCTTACATGCATGTAAGTTACATGCATGTAAGATACATGCATGTAAGCTACATGCATGTAGCTTACATGCATGTAACttacatgcatgcatgcaaGTTTGCCCTTATTGTAAAGGCAAACCCACACTAGTTATTGGGTTACATGCCACCAGAAGCCAACTTTTGATCACTCCAATTGATCCCATGAGGCTGCCTTCCACCTGCTGCGACCATGACAGATGAGTGAGAAGCCTCCTCCTGTCTGCAAGGAGCAACATATGACCGGTAACAGTAATTACAAAGCAGTTATCAAACACCCTATAATgcagtataaaaataaaatctgcatgAAAAGcctttataaaaataaagaccTTCAAAACTATTGCTAGTTTCATTAAAGACGTATAGTTCGAGGGATACCCACAATGTTGACACCATGTTGATCAACAACCACGTCCGTTTTTTCTTTCTGCCGGCTAATTGACTAACCTCAGGCTCAGTCCGCAGCGGCTCCGTTCGGTTCTTTAAAACCTCTCTCCCTTATGCCACCGATACaacgtctttttttaaatcaaaaactaaaataacttttttttttttattcccaaaaCGCTGAAAGGCGAGACAACTTCAAATTGTCTTCAGACCACGGCAGAATGAAACTGGCGCCTCACGCAGGACCCAAtgtgtttgggaaaaaaagtttttagttgcCCCACAATTTGCCTgaatgtaattttaatttttgttaatGTGAAAACCAGTTATTAGTCACAGAGGCATATGAATGCCCTCATATCACAACATGTCGATATACATTTTCTTATAGTTTAGCTTAAATATAACGCTGTTTTCCAATTCCGGTAGTTTTGGGTTTTAAACACACAGGCGTTTAAAGGGCTAAAAACGTGAAGTAAATTTCCCTCTTGTTTGACTGAGCATAAAGTTTCAACAATTGACTGTTCTTAGAGAATGtttcaacttttctttaaaagttttcAGACTAATTGTGTGCCTCGGATTCCTTTTGTTGGTCATTTCAAGTTGGCATCAATACAGAGAAAAGACTAACTACAAATTGCAACGAATAATTTGGAactttcccccaaaataaaagcatttttattgttatattaataaaaaacgtatattattattatatttttattgttttattaaaataaaagcatttttattttgggtactaaaaaagtcctaaaaaagttgctttttaaattaaaatattcaaTTATTTAGATgccaaaaacttgtttttcataGAAACAAAATCCAACAAAATGAATGTCATGGATGACCacatgaatttttttaggacattAAATTATATTCTTATATTATAAGATGTTCTTAATCTCAATGGAAAatttcctgggtaaataaagtttgaaacttTGCTTGTTGCTGTGGTCTCCTGTGTGTTTCTCTTTGTTGGGTGGATTTATTTGACTGTCCCACATTAGAAATACGCTAGACTTGACCTCAATAATGTGAGCTTCAGGATGAGCTAAGAATTTATTCTCATTTCCAGGTCCTTCCCATCAGAATtctggaaacttttttttttgttccagttTTGTTTGATGTGGTGCACAAAcaccaaatactttttattcTGCTATGGGACTGCAATGACATTTTGAGACTATAAAACCTTCATTAAACCTATGCAGCTATAGACAGGCAAACCCACAAGCATCCattgttataataaataaaaactccttTGTAAAATGCTTGAGAAATCTTTTCTGATGCACCACAGGAGTGAAAGGCAAcacatttttcccatttttatttcattttcagataAGATCTGATAGTTTCGatatttcaaaaagcaaaatagtctttaatatattttatgatCTGCATAAATCATCGTAACTTAAGTTTCAcagaaacaactaaaaaaacagagatATTATGCTAAGAAATAGACTAGAATTAATACACATTTTATCTGaagcttaaaaataaagaattatttCCAAACAGATGAAAACAGTGAAACAGCAGGATTGTGGTTGACAAATATCCAGATAAACATCGTCTGCAGGTCGTTTAGTTTTGCCGTATATGGAATAACTAGAGTCTAAAACAAATGCAAGAACATCTTCTGTTCAAAATGAGGCTGTAGAAAAGATTGAACAAAGAAAACTATCAtcttagttttagttttttggaaGTTGAATTAATTCTGCAATTACAACTGAATTTGAATGGAAGTCCTCACAGaagatcatttttaaattagGTTCACGAAAgcgtaaaaaaaatgcaactttttaaTCATCTcatgttcatatttttattgattttttccccctgaatCTGAACCTAACAGAAATCTTTAcccatttaaatatatataaattacatTCAACGCCAGACTGttggagaaacagaaaaaaaaaaagttcatctaCATGTTAGAACGGAGACTCTCTTCACATGCATAACCGGGGGCTCTGGTGTGGAGAGCCGTGGCGTGACGCTTCGGGGGTCAGACGGTACAGGTATACGTGTCACAGCAGAGGAAGACTCAGATTTAGGTGCAAATTCAGCATCTTTGGGGATGGCGGTCTAGTTGATGCAGTCCATGATGTGGATCTGCAGGGAGTCCAGGTCGGGCAGGATCTCGTTGCACTTGGGGCAGGCGTGCTCAGGAATGTTCCCCTGCTGCTGCCAGTCGGTACCTGGGAACCACAGAAGTGGGACACGTGAGATCGAATTGAATGTTTTCACGGCAGCTGGTTTGGAACAAGAACTGGATTTGCTTCTTACTTCTTCCCACTAGAGAGGCTCCGGCTCCGTGCGGGTTTCCTCCGGGAATGACGTGTCTTTGCTGCAGCTCATTCAGGGAACGCCTGTCGAAGAAACAAGTTTGTTTTCAGGCTTTGATTTAGTCGACCCAGTCTGTAAGGGTAAATAAGAGGGAAGTAAAAGTCGACCTAATGAGGGCAACACCGGTATTGGTTGAAAATAACCGATACAAACGAGATTATGTtggtaaaatgttttaaaatagacCAGGAAGTCAATACTCAGTTTCTTGTAAACCGTCAGTTTCTCTTTCTGTTGACTTAGGGCTGTGAATTGGCAAGAGTCCAGccagaaaatataaatatccTGATATAAGATTGTAGCCGAGACAATGTATCACAATGTTCTAAAGGATGACTTAGAAATTAACTTTGTCTGTTTATGAATTTACCTTTCACGTggatatcccttgtgctatcttgtggggtccagatgaccccactcctaaCGTTAATGTGCCTCCAAGGCACATTAACGttaggagtggggtcatctagacccactagacagtgctctgaaccttttttcttcaatgatttgtgatcttcactggtgttcatggattacatgaaatctttccacctttatccacctttgtcatggtagggagaacacctcaatggaaggggggggtcatctggaccccacaagatagcacaaggcatAAACCAAAGTACCAGATGTGAGTTTTTGTTCTGTGACCataattctgtaaaaaaaaaaggttcaaaagaGGTGGAGAAAGCTGATATCGCTGTGACCAAAAAGCCAAAGGGAAGAAGAGGAGTTCTGTAGGTGCTGGTACCGGTACCGACTTAGCACAGAGTTGTGGTTGGAACAGAGATGCATCCGTGTCATTGAGCTCCGTCAAAACAGCCACGAGGCTCATGAGTGAGCGTCTACCATGAGATGCTCTTCAAAGGATCTAGTTGCTGTTTTGGCGTGGAGCTGCTCATAGAAACCCTCCAACCAGTGgtgggttttttcttttaggtgGAACACAAAGCTGAATTGTGAAGTCAAAAAGAAttcattaaaaactgtttttgccaGCATTTCAAATGGATACAAGTATAATCAAATGAAAAGCTGCACTATTTCCCGGTAGCTTTGCTCTCTGCTGTACATTGAAGCTTTTATGTCTCGAGGTGCACAATAAGTACAGCAAATGTACCGACCGAAGCGTTTAGGAACTCGTGTAAAAACCCAAATGGTTTGTTTCTGGAGGGCCGGCGCCTCTCGGGCTGCGGTGACGTCACATACCGGCCCAGAGAATCCACCTCGTCCTGCAGCTGCGTGTTCATCTTCTTCACGTACTCCAGCTGAGCCGCCAGGCGCTCCTTCTCCTCGTGGAGCTTCTCTCTCGCCGCTCGCTCGGCATAGAAATCCGAGGAGTAGACCTCCGCCTGCAGAAAGGACGACGCCGTCTTCACGATGAAGCATGTTCACGGAGGTTCACTGAAGCCTCGAAGCCAGGTTTGCTCACCTGAGCCTGAAAGACGGAGATGGTCTCCAGATCCTTCTCCTTCAGCAGCATCTCTTGGGTCATCATGTCAATCTTGCTCTGCTTAGCAGCCAGCGCTTCTTCGGCCGTGGTCAGCTGGCGCTGCAGCTGCTCCACCAGCTCCTTCTCCACCAGCCGGGCCTGCAGCGTCAACAGTCATGTCACGTTAGGCTCCAAAGGCTTCATGAGTGCTGGAGACCATGGGGACTCCCTCAAACAtgcctctctcttcttcctctcctccttcagctCGTTGTAGTCTTCGAACAGCTTGGTGTAGGCGTCTTTTAACTGGGCCAGGTTGGTCCTGTGCAGAGAGAACACGTGTGGGGATGGACTCGGACCGAGCGACCTTTGCCCTCCGCTTCAACCCCCACCTCTCGTCCTCGGCTTTCTTCTGCTCCACCAGGTTCTGCGTCTGCACGCTGcccagctgcagcttcagccggTCGTTCTCCGACTGGACGGCTTGTTTCTCCAGCAGCTGAGCCTTCAGGGTGGCGGCATCCTGCTCCAGCTCCCGACACCTCCACAGGGGACAAACGCAGAGTCAGAACAGACTTCTGGAATCGCAGCGTCACGTGCTGCGGAGTTGGGTTGAAGAAGCGTGTTTGTGTGGCGGACCTGTCCTGCAGGTTCTTCTTCATGCCTTCTGCATCGTCCAGCTTGCTCTGAGCTTGCTGCAGGTCTCTGAAGAGCGTCCTCACCTGGGACTTCAGGTTCTCCACCTCTGAGGCAGCCTGAACGACgccaacacaacacaaacatcCTGAACTCAGGAAGAAACTTCCACAGGAAGAAGAAGCTCATATagtttgatctgtttttgtcttaaagacccgctctgatcatcttctgatctattctCAACAAACtggtgttgttttccaggacatagtttctgcagagcggcgggtcaggagtttgttagaaattcacgGGACTGtcggcatcagaatggagcagagcagggagctttttcaaatggacTTTTTTTGCCCGCTTCTGCACCGtgatgtgaataaagaaatactctgaaatgcaattttgggcttaaatttctttatatttgtccgcaatcattagaaaaagacaaaatgacacaagaacatgttaaaaaccccgttttcagagtgggtctttgaagacCACATCGTTTGGATTTCCTTTCAGAAAATGTAAGGGTTGGAAAATTGCATATGATCTAGtgcatgttgtttttgtttttttttaaagaagtctTAAAATGCTTTACAATATACGGACATGTGAAAGACCCCCCTGGAAATGAGGCGATGCCGTTAGGATAACGTGATCAAGTGCCATAGTCTGGTTTTTCAACGTTtgtgacacatttaaatattgctgaggggctgtaagctagtgggagagcaagGAAACGGAGGGTCATCAGCACCGGGGAGAGGAAGGGGAGGCGGGGCTaaaacagtcccgcccacaactcagaggcaaatatcTAAtgatctcctgctgctctgcagaaactacgttttttggattttggctaaaaatgacttaagattgtttttttttataagcagGAAAAACTGAAAGCACCTTCTCCTCTTTGGCGGAGTCGTCCTTCGGTTCGGTCTGGGAGGTCTGTGTGGACTCGGACACGCCACGCTTCTTTTCCTGCAGCTCGCTGAATCTGTTTATGAATGAAGATCGTGTCTGCGACAAAAGGCCTGGAGGTGTCAGCGGTCtgctgggggcggggctggcctGCTCCTACCTGGCACCGGAGGTCTGCAGCTCCGCCTGCAGACGCTCGCAGCGCTGCGTCTCGTCCCTCAGGGACTGCAGCAGCTGGCTGACCGTCGCCTCCTCGTTGTCCAGTCGGGATGCGGTCATGCCCAGTTCCGGACACCTGCCGCGCTCTGCGCCGCGTGCTTCGTTCACGGCGTCCACGCCTCCGTCCTGAGGAGACAAAGGTTTCTGTCGAGCGCCTGACAAGACGAGAGCGGCCTGACGGGTTCGGGGCGAGCGTCCTCACCGTGACTCTGATGATCTCGATGAAGGAGTCGTCTCGGGAGTCCTGCTCtgccttcagctgcagctcagagtTCAGAGCCACCAGGTCGTTCTTCTCCGCCTGCAGGCGGGCGACCTGGACGCGCAGAGCCTCCACCTCTGCAGCCTGAGGTTCCCACAGCAGACGCTCGTGAACGCAGACTCACATCCAACGTGTGCAAAGATCAGGAAAACCTTCTCACCTGGCATTCCCCTGGAGCCTCTCCAGCCTTCCCAACGTCTGCCAGCTTCCTGCTAAGCTCTTGGTTTTGGCCAACCACAGACTCCATGTTCCTCTGAGCCTCTTTCAGCTGGTTCTCCAGGAAGTCGCGCTCCTGCTTCTGCTTCTCACGCCACGCAGAGAGGCCTTCAAAGCGCTCCTTCATGGTCAGGTTGGTTTGACGTAGGgcttctggggaaaaaaagacgcAGACTGAATGAGCTCCCAGAGGCCTCTCCCCCTTCAGGGACGTTTTGGTACGGTGACCTCACCTTTCAGGTCTCGGTTCTCCTGAATCAGGATGTTCATTTGCTGCAGAGTCTCCTCCAACGTTCCAGGCTGACCAGAGGAGCGCGACACGTCTCCATTCATCATGGAGCTTCCGGACGCCATGATGCTGCAGAGAGTGTCCTCCTTTAACAGAGAGGAGACGGGTTTTTAAGAAATGGGCCTTTTTCCCTCTGTGTTTGGCCCTTTCTGTGTTCCCATGTCTCATCAAAGTGATCCATTTAAAGGACCTACAGTGGAACGAGACAGTTTTCATTCAGACATCAACTGtggaagttctcccacttaaaaagatgagagaggcctggaattttcatcataggtaaacctcaactatgagagactaaatgagaaacaaaatccagaaaagtcacattgtctgatttgtagagaatttatttgtaaattatggtggataATAAGTATTTGGTAATCAACAAACAAGaaagatttctgtctctcacagacctgtaacttcttctgtagaggttcctctgtcctccaccggttacctgtattaatggatcctgtttgaactggttatctatagcagtgtttttcaaccttttctgagccacggcacactttaaccttaaaagaaatcccgcggcacaccagcatccaaaaaattaaaaaaaaaaacccggagaaactcatagtctgtattgatctacagcccctccacaatctcatttaatgaaataaaacattttttagataattgttgcagaaaaagctggaaactgcagctgtttttttctaaaagatgcaataaaagttaagttagaagatttaaaaacagtttgatgtgtgttcgttgatttcaagacgtttaacgacagatctccttgagcgctgtcactctcacaatccaatgcatcatgggagatgtagtgcaataaacggccggcggagatcgcctTTCGgggcttcattgttttgttcacttgttccacggtctgataccggattctgtggaaagctacaccgctaaagacgagctttagctggtatttttgttagaactgagcgactttacgagctaaatcgggacaaggaagtgaagactttaaccacttctgattggtcagaatgatgacatgtgattaagctccccaagaatgattggtggagacagttaaaggggcgggacttttccaaaatacagccggagttgcagctgaatcgcggtaacgtcattcttatcaaaatgtctttaataaaataaaataaacgcaaagaaaaagtattttacgatcttttatattcctaactcctcagtgtttcatcagggcacacttgaccatctcccacggcacactagtgtgccgcggcacactggttgaaaaacactgatctatagaaagacacctgtccacaacctctcACAGTCACACTCCACTATGGACAACAaggagctgtctaaggacaccagaaaccaaattgatGACCTGAAACAggctggaagactgaatctgcaacaggtaaggagcttggtgtgaagaaatcagcCGTAGGAGCAATTATTATTAAATGGAAGATgtacaagaccactgatgatctcccttcatctggggctcccccccATGGGGGTTAGATTTTAAGAATGGTGAGCAAACATCCCAGAACCccaagagagctgggaccaaagtaacaaaagcTACCATCAGTtacacactacaccaccagggactcaaaccctgcagggtcAGACGTtaccccctgctaaagccagtacatgtgcaggccaataatagcatgggggtggaaacaacatggtttggggctgtttttcaccAAAGgaaccaggacgactgatctgtTCAGCAggacaaccatcccaaacacacaAAGGAGGGGCTTCTTAGGAAGCATTTCagggtcctggagtggcctagccagtctccagatctgcACCCTGTAGAAAACCTTTGGAGGGAggtgaaagtctgtgttgtccagcgacagccccaaaacatcactgctctagaggagatctgcatggaggaatgggccaaaatacccgCAAcggtttgtgaaaaccttgtgaagactaacaaaatgtttgactgctttcGTTGCCCAACAAAgagtatataacaaagtattgagttgttatttctgtcattgaccaaaaaattattttccaccataatttacaaacaaattctttaaaaatccagaaaatcccatTTTCTCATTtagtctctcatagttgaggtttacctacgatgtaaattacaggcctctctcaccTTTATAAGGGGAAGAACTTGCacagttggtggctgactaGATACTTGTTTGCCCCGctatcatgcaaaatcattttttgagcttttaagtgtattatatgtaccttcctcactataaacaacgcCAAAGTGGTGTTTTGATCCgctcatgcatttctgagtatttcctctgaaaacctgctctctcagcaccagcccctcccaaactAGCCTTAATACTCCCCATcgttttatttctaaatgaaaGCAAACATTGGAGACGAGGATGAGTCTGAAAGGGGGCGTGGTCTTTCTGATTAGAGGTGACTTCAGGTGATACCAGGCGAATCCTTTCCTCTGAGCTGATTGGGCGTGTCCCAAGAATTGTCAGACGTGCCCCCGCCCCCCTTTTGGAATGGCTATTTAAAAGTTACGTCACAAGTAATCATGatggcacccccccccctcccgacCCCCACACCCAACAGCAGGTCACGTGACCACCTCATTGGCTCTTCCCTCCCTGTGGTTCAGTCTGTCGCACATTTTTAACATACAACTGATAACACACAAAGTTCGTTGTGAAGCAAACTGCAAAAGTGGTGACTCATCTGCGCATGCTCACAACAACAACCGTAACACACTGCGTCATTAAAAAACAGAGCCTCGAGTCTTTCATAAACGTTCACTCCAAGAAACTAAAGATAACTAAATCATGATTTGATGGCAAAGTAACTAAGACCAAAGGAGCTCCGACGCCAAATGACTGCGCAGCTTTTCACAATAAGAGTCGGCTCTACTTATCCTAACTTTGAGGTTTTCGCCGCCGCGggcctgatgatgatgatgatgtgactAGTTCAGAAAAGTTCCCCGAAACCCAAACAAACGCAGACTCGAGCGGAACCAGCCCGCGTCAGCTTAGACGGAAACCGGTTCGGAGAGTTGGACTGACCTGCTGCTGCGTCCGAACCGAACAAAGGCTCTCTATGGGGTTTAAAATGGACCTGAAGCCTCAGGGAAGAAGGGCAAAACAGAACGAAACTGCCTGCTGAACCCTGGTGTACGCTTTAAACCACTGCGATGGTGAGAGAGGGCATTTCCGGTTCacgatttcaaagtaaaaccgAGAAAAAGGCTACTGGCTGAATGTTTTCAGGTGCAAATATTAGTCCTAAAGGCTGAATTTAAGATTCAAGTAGAAATCCTCAATTATAGACTTACTTTATGTGGCTAAATTTGTGCCTAGTTAGTCAATTTCCACCCAATTTCTTCACTGAGTAAAATTATGACTTATTCAAAAAGCCGAAAAGCTGGACGTGGTAAATGGATAGATGGTTTAACTGCTggtctttgtgtgtttaaaatgGCAAACAGCAACATCATGGTCATTTTTTCTTGGCCAGCAAGAAAAGTCGATCCATCCAGTTTCTTCATTTCAGCTATGTTCTTTTCAGGGTCTTGGGGCTGCCAGAACCCGTCCTACTGTAACCCAGGAGAGGTCACCAGTCcttcacagggccacacaatcagtcccacacatgcacacctgggGGACTCTTTAGAGCAGGGGGGTCCAATTCCAAGGCCTCCTGTTGGTTCACACCCCTAATTTACTAATCACTAATCAatctatgtagcatgtttttggactgttggaggaaaccggaaaaaaaaatccaatcatcTACGAGGAGTTCTGCACATCTGACATTTTTAGATCTGTACATATTTTGCATATTTGCACACTTTGTATATATTGACATTTCATATTATATACGTTGTTATACTTTGTTTTTGCACTGTAGTGGTGACTACGTTAATTTCTTTGTCCTGGTGGGCTGCGACAATAAAggcttgtcttgtttttgtttactccACAGAGAAGggtcccagccgggattcaaaccGAGGCCTTCtcccactaacaaccactgCTCCACTGCTCCACTGCTCCACTCTGCAGCCCAAGCAGTAAAAAAAGTggtagaaaatgacattttcagttAACTAACCATCAAGTATGGGTTACTTGAAAGTGAAACTACACACGATAGGATAAAGATCAACAAATCATTCAGAAAATTAGGAAGAAATAAAAGTCTGCTTCAACGTTTACATGCATATCCTACTATAagtaatttaaacttttaattttagGTAGTTTGTCACTATGATATGATTACCAAATGCCCCCATCGGCATTTTCTCTCATGTTCGGTTGTGTAACAAAAGgaaacgttttttgttttattttgtaggctCTGTTGGGTTACTTCCGGTCTAAACCTTGCTGAATTTGGCGTGTGACTCAGCCCCGATTTGGAGGAATGTCTTCCGTTTCCAAGAGGTGACGTCATCTTCACAGGAACTGATTTGtgcagcagcggcagcggcgCCTCCCCGTCCCTCCGCGGACCGCGCTTCATCCGAATGTTTTGTAAATCAGCGGAGGATTTTCAGGGCGGGGAATGTGCTCAAAGGTCAGCTGATAGCGGGAATTCCCTGCTGGAGGCACCTTCATAAAAACAGACGTGGAGATTCCCCGATCTGACGGACTGTAGGAAAATGTGTGACGGAATCATGtcatttctatgtttttttaaaccctaaATCAGTCCTCGGCTgcattatagaaaaaaataaccacTATTaggatatttaaaaatgaaaaaatgcaatagaaaatactttttttagctATTGGTGTTCCAGCCTTAATTTGTCAAAATCTATGACATTCAATTAGGGAAGTTTGCCcgatttgttttcaaatatttatttccgCGCAGTTACCCATAAtgtccactagatggcagtgcAGTCCAATAATTTAACGTCAGTTGACTCATGCAGCTGAACCAGACGGTTCTAGACTATTATTTATAACATTTCTGGAATATTAACTgtagccaaaaaaaataaaaaaatatatatatattaaaaaaaactaaaataattaaatgtttcATTCTGAAGGCTAAACAAAGAAACTTAGCTAAAAGTGAATTTGCATCCTGATGTCATGTGCCCCATTTTTATATGCATACGTATATTCTTTTGTAAAAATGCATAGAAAAAtaaggctgcacagtggtgtagtggttaacactctcacctcacagctggGTGGTGGTTCAAACCCCATCTGGGTGctttctgtgtgcagtttgcatGGTCTCCTTggtgcatgtgtgagttttctctgggttcctcccacagtccaaaaacatgctgcatagGTTAATTGGGGGATTGTAAATTGCTCCATAGGTGGGAatgtatgtgagtgtgtgaggTTGTGTGCCTCCATGCAGCCTGCGATGGACAGGTGAAGGGGTAACTCCGTCTCCGCCCTGCAGCAGCCGAATAGTCTTTAGGAATTCTGTAAACCCCAAAACAGGAACTACTCAAATTTGGAAAATGAATAGATACAACAGTGAATCGTAAAATTATGGACTCATAGCTTGAACTCACAACATGCTATGTTTGTTGGCTGCTTTCTTCCTCTCA includes these proteins:
- the optn gene encoding optineurin yields the protein MASGSSMMNGDVSRSSGQPGTLEETLQQMNILIQENRDLKEALRQTNLTMKERFEGLSAWREKQKQERDFLENQLKEAQRNMESVVGQNQELSRKLADVGKAGEAPGECQAAEVEALRVQVARLQAEKNDLVALNSELQLKAEQDSRDDSFIEIIRVTDGGVDAVNEARGAERGRCPELGMTASRLDNEEATVSQLLQSLRDETQRCERLQAELQTSGARFSELQEKKRGVSESTQTSQTEPKDDSAKEEKAASEVENLKSQVRTLFRDLQQAQSKLDDAEGMKKNLQDRCRELEQDAATLKAQLLEKQAVQSENDRLKLQLGSVQTQNLVEQKKAEDERTNLAQLKDAYTKLFEDYNELKEERKKREARLVEKELVEQLQRQLTTAEEALAAKQSKIDMMTQEMLLKEKDLETISVFQAQAEVYSSDFYAERAAREKLHEEKERLAAQLEYVKKMNTQLQDEVDSLGRRSLNELQQRHVIPGGNPHGAGASLVGRSTDWQQQGNIPEHACPKCNEILPDLDSLQIHIMDCIN